In Candidatus Firestonebacteria bacterium RIFOXYD2_FULL_39_29, the genomic stretch GAAATATTTACACCGGCCAATTTCTCGGCTTTACAAGGCATAAAACAAGGCTCCTCGAATGCCGGGGAAGAAATGTCTTTCCCTGTTATGAATCATATGCAAATACAGAATGTCCTTCTGGTGCCGTATGAACTCCCTATAGCTTGGGGAGGGAACTTAAGGTCGGTCAGGGTTGAGTTTAATAAAAATGAACCGGAGGTGTTAAAAGCTGAAATAGAAAAACTCATGCCGAGGCTTGCTCTTACGGTATTTGTCGGTGATAAAGGCGAAGCTTACTTGTACAGCTCAACCGGAAGCAACCTGTATTCCGGGCTCGGGAATCTTTTCATACCGCTATTGATCGGCGCCTTCATAGTATTGAATACTATGCTTGGGTCGGTTTATGAAAGAATTAAGGAAATTGGAACTTATAGCGCAGTCGGGCTGGCACCGTCACATATTTCCGCGCTTTTTATAGCCGAATCTGCCGTGTATGCGACAATAGGTGCGATCACCGGTTATCTCTTCGGGCAAACTTTAAGTAAAATTATAGCTGATTTCCATCTGCTTCCCGGACTTATGCTTAACTACTCCTCGATGTCAGCTGTCGGGACCTGCGGCATTGTAATAATTACCGTGCTTCTTTCAACATTATACCCGGCTATCAAAGCTTCTCAGATGGCCGTGCCGGATGTTTCAAGAAAATGGAAGTTCCCTAAACCGGACGGCGACAATATGACTTTTGAACTTCCTTTTACGGTCAATAAAAAAGACGTTCTTGGAATAAACGGATTTCTTTCCAATTTCTTTAATTTTCATACCGAATCGTCAGTAGGGGGATTTTACACGGATAAAGTTATCGTGTCAAAAAATCAGGATAAAGAAGCTTACCATCTTGAGATGACCGTATGGATAGCGCCTTTTGAGCTCGGAATAAGCCAGCTTGTCAAGATAGATACAATGCTTACTGAGGATCAGAATATATTTGAGATTAAGTTTAGTATACAGCGTCTTTCAGGCGAGCTTAATACATGGGAGAGAGTAAACAGGGGTTTCTTAGACAGCATAAGAAAACAGTTCCTGATTTGGAGAACTTTAAGCGAACAGAGCAAGGAAAAGTATATCCAAGAAGGAGTAAGATCAATAAATGAAAATGTTTAAAAAAGAAGATGAATTAAAAGTATACAGAGATCTTATTAAAACTCCTGATTCTTTTGAGGACGGTTTTAATCTTAAGACCATACTCGGTGTGCTTTTTGTGGCACTGATAATGCTCCCGGGTTCCATGTATCTTGGACTTGTAATGGGGGATTCTTTAGGTTCCGCCGCGCAATGGGTGACTATAATACTTTTTGCCGAAATAGCCAAGAGATCATATACTTCCCTTCGAAAGCAGGAAATATATCTTCTTTATTATGTTGCAGGTACAATGATTGCCGGTGAATTTGGCGGTTTGATCTGGAATCAGTATTTTGTACAGTCACAGGCAGCTATAGGATTTGGTATTGCCGATAAAATACCTCATTGGATAGCTCCTCCGGCAGATTCAGAAGCTATACTTAAACGGACTTTCTTTCATAAAGACTGGATAAAACCGATAGCTCTCGTTATAGTTAGTATGGTCCTTTATCGTATCAGCTGGTTTACCTTCGGATATACGCTTTTTCGCGTTACATCTGATATAGAGAAATTACCTTTCCCGATGGCTCCGCTTGCGGTTCAAGGCGCGACGGCCCTTGCGGAATCAACAGAAAAGAAGGAAACTTGGAGATGGAGAATATTTTCTATCGGGGCAATGATAGGCGTTATTTTTGGAGCGGTCTATGTTGGTCTTCCCACGGTTACAAATGCTATGTTCAATCAGACATTACAGCTCCTTCCAGTGCCATTTGTAGATATGACAAAGAATACTGAATCTCTTCTACCGGCAACACCTACCGGTATTACCATGAATATCGGAGTAATACTTACCGGTTTTATACTTCCGTTCTGGCTTGTTGTCGGAACTTTTATAGGTGTTATTATAGGTTTTATTGCAAATCCTATGCTTTATAAAGCAGGCATATTGAGCAGGTGGAGGCCGGGAATGGATGCTATCGGAACCTCTTTCTCAAACAGCCTGGACTTCTGGCTGAGTTTTGGTATCGGAATAGCCTTTGCCGTTGCGGCTGTTGGTATTTACCAGATAATTAAAACAGTAAGGTCCAGCAGAAAAGAAGCAGCCCTGAAAGGAGAAATTTTTGGAAATGCGGTTCCGGAAGGAAGGGGGGATTTTCCTATACCTCTTGCTCTGGGAATATTTGTGTTCACGACTATTTGCACTGTAATAATTGGTAAACTTCTCATTCCGGGCTTTCCCATATTTTTCTTTATCTTTTTTGGTTTTATTTTTACTCCGATTAATTCATATATCAGCGCCAGGATGATAGGTATGTCAGGACAATGGGCCGGTATCCCAATGGTTAGAGAAGCTACTTTTATCCTAAGCGGCTACAAGGGCGCGGACATCTGGTTCGCACCTATTCCTATAGACAACTATGGAGGGTATGCCCAGAAATTCAGAGAGATAGAATTAACCGGCACAAAGATAACCAGTATTATTAAAGCAGAGATATTTATGGTGCCGCTGATACTTGTGTGCAGTATAGTTTTCTGGCAGTTTATCTGGAAACTCGGTCCGATCCCTTCTGCTGCTTATCCGTACGCTCAGAAAATGTGGGAGCTTCAAGCGTTGAACTCTTCCGTTTGGATAAGTTCAACAGTATCAGGAAATTCGCTTTTACTTCAGGTTTTGAAACCTATGATCATGGTTGCCGGTTTTACATCGGGTATAGTTGCTTTCTTATTGATCACTATTCTTGGTCTTCCTGCCATGCTTTTTTACGGTTTGATAAGAGGAATTGGGGCGCTTCCTCACTTAATACTTCCGGAAATATTCGGAGCACTCCTGGCAAGATTTTACTTTATTAAAAGGTTTGGAAAAGAACAGTGGATGCAGTATGCTCCTATACTTGCCGTAGGTTATGCGGCAGGCATTGGTTTAATAGGTATGGTCTGTATAGCAATAGCTTTGATATCAAAATCCGTCAGCCCTCTGCCGTTTTAGGCCTTATGAAACTTTTTGGCTGGAGAGGTATTTCCTTAAGCGTTCCGGAGGACTGGGATATTGTATTTGTAGGCGGGAATGAGGGGAGCGGATATTTAAGCCTTGGCGGAAGTTCAGGAATAAAACAAGAAATTAAATGGACGCAGTCTAAAGGAAAGTATACCCCGCTAAAGATCCTGAAGGGTTTTATCGACAAGATTGAAAAGAACGCAAAAGCAAAGGGACATGCGTTTGAAAGTTTAATTGATACAAAAATGGTCAAAAGAGACGGTGTAATCTCTTTTGAATGGACGGCCGGACAACTAAAGGCATTTGGTGCTGTTTATTTATGTGCAAAATGCAGGAGAATAGTTCTTTCACAGGTTTTAAATGAAAGCAAGCAGAAATCTTTTGGATTGCTTTCTAAGCTTAAATGCCATGAAACAGGATTCTGGAATGTTTACGGGCTTGAGCTCAATCTTCCTGAAGATATGGTACTA encodes the following:
- a CDS encoding peptide transporter gives rise to the protein MFKKEDELKVYRDLIKTPDSFEDGFNLKTILGVLFVALIMLPGSMYLGLVMGDSLGSAAQWVTIILFAEIAKRSYTSLRKQEIYLLYYVAGTMIAGEFGGLIWNQYFVQSQAAIGFGIADKIPHWIAPPADSEAILKRTFFHKDWIKPIALVIVSMVLYRISWFTFGYTLFRVTSDIEKLPFPMAPLAVQGATALAESTEKKETWRWRIFSIGAMIGVIFGAVYVGLPTVTNAMFNQTLQLLPVPFVDMTKNTESLLPATPTGITMNIGVILTGFILPFWLVVGTFIGVIIGFIANPMLYKAGILSRWRPGMDAIGTSFSNSLDFWLSFGIGIAFAVAAVGIYQIIKTVRSSRKEAALKGEIFGNAVPEGRGDFPIPLALGIFVFTTICTVIIGKLLIPGFPIFFFIFFGFIFTPINSYISARMIGMSGQWAGIPMVREATFILSGYKGADIWFAPIPIDNYGGYAQKFREIELTGTKITSIIKAEIFMVPLILVCSIVFWQFIWKLGPIPSAAYPYAQKMWELQALNSSVWISSTVSGNSLLLQVLKPMIMVAGFTSGIVAFLLITILGLPAMLFYGLIRGIGALPHLILPEIFGALLARFYFIKRFGKEQWMQYAPILAVGYAAGIGLIGMVCIAIALISKSVSPLPF